A portion of the Oncorhynchus masou masou isolate Uvic2021 chromosome 11, UVic_Omas_1.1, whole genome shotgun sequence genome contains these proteins:
- the LOC135547838 gene encoding seizure protein 6-like → MTSSETRLNSGEAFVLSCAFPKEPANGEVSVTHLHAGGEAYFQCLTGYQLQGPTMLACRNATTPYWSGKEPKCLASCGGMIKNATLGRIVSPGFPGNYSNNLTCHWVLEAPEGHRLHVHFEKVALAEDDDRLLIKNGNNIDSPLVYDSYEVEYLPNEGVVSTGRHLFVEFTTDGTVTSTGAAIRYEAFAKGTCYGPFVKYGNFTSSNTACGVGAVVEFACDPGYTLEQGSVIIECVDAENPQWNETEPACRAVCSGEITDSAGVVLSPNWPETYDKGQDCIWGIHVEEDKRIMLDIQVLNVGKNDLLTFYDGDDLTANILGQYSGTRSRFKLYTSMADVTIQFQSDPATNIYGYGNGFVVHFFEVPRNDTCSELPEITNGWKSTSHPDLIHGTVVTYQCYPGYEVQGSEILMCQWDLTWSGDVPSCEKVMTCPDPGNVEHSRRMVTGSRFMVGSTVQYVCNKGYSLSGSTLLTCYNRDSANPKWSERLPKCNPEKYEPCRNPGAPSTSVQSLEKAFYQAGETLSFSCRTGYELQGEPTIRCVPGHPSQWSSTPPACRASSLQYLNERTLDVASPEYGMEGTNIAIAVLIPAAVVLVVILGIYLYFAKLQGKTIRMPTSSLPYDNMTEESAFNNPVYDKGEKRDYEVTI, encoded by the exons atgaccagctcggaaaccagattgaatagcggagaag cctTCGTGCTGAGCTGTGCCTTCCCTAAGGAGCCAGCCAACGGGGAGGTATCAGTGACTCACCTCCATGCTGGGGGAGAGgcctactttcagtgtctgaccGGCTACCAGCTGCAAGGCCCCACCATGCTCGCCTGTCGCAACGCCACTACACCTTACTGGAGTGGCAAGGAGCCAAAATGCCTGG CTTCCTGTGGTGGGATGATCAAAAATGCCACGTTGGGCCGTATTGTCTCTCCTGGTTTCCCTGGCAACTACAGCAACAACTTGACGTGCCATTGGGTCCTGGAGGCTCCCGAAGGCCACCGGCTTCATGTTCACTTTGAGAAAGTGGCTTTGGCTGAGGATGATGACAG ACTCCTAATAAAGAATGGGAACAACATTGACTCGCCTCTGGTGTATGACTCCTATGAGGTGGAGTACCTACCCAATGAGGGCGTGGTGAGCACAGGACGTCACCTCTTTGTAGAGTTCACCACAGACGGGACTGTCACCTCCACAGGAGCAGCCATCAGATATGAAG CTTTTGCGAAGGGCACATGCTATGGGCCCTTTGTTAAATATGGCAACTTCACTAGCAGTAACACAGCTTGCGGTGTGGGTGCGGTGGTGGAGTTTGCCTGTGACCCGGGCTACACTCTGGAGCAGGGCTCAGTCATCATCGAGTGTGTGGATGCAGAAAACCCCCAGTGGAATGAGACAGAGCCAGCCTGCAGGG CTGTGTGTAGTGGTGAGATCACAGACTCAGCCGGTGTGGTTCTCTCTCCAAACTGGCCCGAGACCTACGACAAGGGCCAGGACTGCATCTGGGGCATCCACGTGGAAGAGGACAAGAGGATCATGCTAGACATCCAAGT GCTCAATGTGGGTAAGAATGACCTGTTGACCTTTTACGACGGTGATGACCTAACAGCTAACATCCTGGGTCAGTACAGTGGCACCAGGTCTCGCTTCAAGCTCTACACCTCCATGGCTGATGTCACCATCCAGTTCCAGTCGGACCCTGCTACCAACATCTACGGCTATGGCAACGGCTTCGTGGTCCACTTCTTTG AGGTCCCAAGGAACGACACATGCTCTGAGCTGCCAGAGATCACTAATGGCTGGAAGAGCACCTCCCACCCAGACTTGATCCATGGGACAGTGGTCACCTACCAGTGTTACCCAGGTTACGAGGTGCAGGGCTCTGAGATCCTCATGTGCCAGTGGGACCTGACGTGGAGTGGAGACGTCCCTAGCTGTGAGAAAG TGATGACGTGTCCTGACCCAGGGAATGTGGAGCACAGCCGGAGGATGGTGACGGGATCCCGCTTCATGGTGGGATCGACAGTGCAGTATGTGTGCAATAAGGGCTACTCCCTGTCTGGAAGCACACTGCTCACCTGCTACAACAGAGACTCAGCCAACCCCAAGTGGAGCGAGAGGCTGCCCAAGTGTAACC CTGAGAAGTATGAGCCCTGCAGGAACCCTGGTGCCCCCTCCACCAGCGTGCAGAGCTTAGAGAAAGCCTTCTATCAGGCAGGGGAGACACTGAGCTTCTCCTGCCGTACCGGATATGAGCTGCAGGGGGAGCCCACCATCCGCTGTGTCCCTGGACACCCGTCACAGTGGAGCAGCACACCACCCGCCTGTAGAG CGTCCTCTTTGCAGTATTTGAATGAGCGAACGTTGGATG TTGCTAGTCCTGAGTACGGTATGGAGGGAACCAACATTGCCATCGCCGTTCTGATTCCTGCTGCGGTTGTATTGGTAGTCATCCTGGGGATTTACCTCTACTTTGCAAA ACTTCAGGGGAAGACCATCAGAATGCCTACATCATCCCTGCCGTATGACAACATGACAGAGGAGTCAGCCTTCAACAACCCAGTCTATGATAAAGGA